A genomic stretch from Ureibacillus composti includes:
- a CDS encoding homoserine dehydrogenase: MVHRIALLGFGVVGQGFAEIVQQKYDFLKEQYGLDISIVAVSDMMKGSVYHPEGLSIEELLRCVKENGNFDNYPQQIGLVRGLNSFETIKQSNADTIVEVTFTDIKTGQPAIDHCKCAFEHGKNVIMSNKGPVALAYGELKALAEKQHVQWGYEGSVMSGTPALRMPETSLAGNNITEIQGILNGTTNYMLTRMEEGLSYEEALKEAQKLGYAEANPTSDVEGFDALYKIVILSNVILKHPLTITDVERVGISHLTSEDIEMAKAEEKKWKLIAKLKKEGDRVIASVKPEMVSLYHPLANITGATNAITYLCDLAGPITLIGAGAGKVETGFSILIDLINIDLRKSLASVEVSQSY; the protein is encoded by the coding sequence ATGGTACATCGCATAGCACTATTGGGTTTTGGTGTTGTTGGTCAAGGATTTGCAGAAATTGTACAACAGAAATATGACTTTCTTAAGGAACAGTATGGATTAGATATTTCTATTGTAGCAGTAAGCGATATGATGAAGGGATCTGTCTATCATCCAGAGGGACTTTCAATTGAAGAATTATTAAGATGCGTTAAAGAAAATGGGAATTTTGACAATTATCCACAACAAATCGGTTTAGTCCGTGGGCTAAACAGTTTTGAAACTATAAAACAATCGAATGCAGATACGATTGTAGAGGTTACTTTTACAGACATAAAAACCGGTCAACCTGCAATTGATCATTGTAAATGTGCTTTTGAACATGGGAAAAATGTCATCATGAGTAATAAAGGTCCTGTCGCATTGGCTTATGGTGAATTAAAGGCTTTAGCTGAAAAACAACATGTCCAATGGGGTTATGAAGGTTCTGTAATGAGTGGAACACCTGCTTTAAGAATGCCTGAAACATCTCTAGCAGGTAACAATATAACGGAAATTCAAGGTATTTTAAATGGAACAACGAATTATATGCTCACTCGAATGGAAGAAGGATTATCCTACGAAGAAGCTTTAAAAGAAGCGCAAAAATTAGGATATGCAGAAGCAAATCCAACAAGTGACGTTGAAGGATTTGATGCACTATACAAAATTGTCATCTTATCAAATGTCATACTTAAACATCCGCTGACAATTACAGACGTAGAACGAGTAGGTATTTCTCATTTAACAAGTGAGGATATTGAAATGGCAAAAGCTGAGGAGAAAAAGTGGAAGCTGATTGCGAAACTTAAAAAAGAGGGAGATCGCGTGATTGCTTCTGTAAAACCAGAGATGGTTTCCTTGTATCATCCATTAGCTAATATTACTGGAGCGACAAATGCGATTACGTATTTATGCGATTTAGCTGGTCCCATTACGCTAATCGGCGCAGGTGCTGGAAAAGTAGAAACTGGTTTCTCTATTTTAATTGATTTAATTAATATCGATCTTCGAAAATCACTAGCTTCAGTTGAAG